Proteins from one Rosa chinensis cultivar Old Blush chromosome 7, RchiOBHm-V2, whole genome shotgun sequence genomic window:
- the LOC112176934 gene encoding putative pentatricopeptide repeat-containing protein At1g31840, which produces MTQGHCKPNAITCSILIDAFCKEGKMDDAVLLFDQMLEKDPEPNVVTYSCLIDGYFKSENMESAFELYEEMLQSISPNIVSYSILIDGLCKRGLMKKAALAFHSAVNRGLVPDVVAYGILIHGYCKVGRTAEAMALYGRMLISGIMPDAIIQRMIAKHHLQILSHQNMSAQPDVLLNGTIFLDCMVLPYVDTEGILSHWMVLTSFLSRQP; this is translated from the exons ATGACACAGGGACACTGTAAACCCAATGCCATCACTTGTAGTATATTGATAGATGCATTCTGTAAAGAAGGTAAAATGGACGATGCAGTGTTATTGTTTGATCAAATGCTGGAAAAGGATCCTGAACCTAATGTGGTCACCTATAGTTGTCTGATTGACGGTTATTTTAAATCTGAAAACATGGAAAGTGCCTTTGAACTATATGAAGAGATGCTTCAGAGTATCTCTCCAAATATAGTTAGTTACAGCATCCTCATTGATGGTCTTTGCAAAAGAGGACTGATGAAGAAAGCAGCCCTTGCATTTCATTCTGCTGTAAACAGGGGTCTGGTGCCTGATGTAGTAGCATATGGGATCCTGATTCATGGTTACTGCAAGGTTGGAAGAACGGCAGAAGCCATGGCATTGTACGGTCGTATGTTAATAAGTGGAATCATGCCGGATGCTATCATACAAAGGATGATTGCGAAGCACCATCTTCAAATTCTGTCCCACCAAAATATGAGCGCCCAACCAGATGTTCT GTTAAATGGTACCATATTTCTTGATTGTATGGTGTTGCCATATGTTGATACGGAAGGCATTTTATCACATTGGATGGTCCTTACTAGTTTTCTTTCTCGCCAACCGTAG
- the LOC112178098 gene encoding B3 domain-containing transcription factor VRN1 produces the protein MTSYLSREFDHRKFGSQPTFRSTTPHFLSIILDDTARDVKLGIPEDFVSKYGKDLSNSVTFRLPCGSEWEVGLTRYNGEVWFDKGWPDFSKFYSLGYNDLLVFGYEGKSRLQVSIFDKSTIEIEYPVKAPNIEESDEHDDSSVEILDDFPLYLRKAGETSRLPSPLLRMKNRTVSSGTAKINLSFEKSMKKKQTHGSKSGRKRKDHFPVKKEWGSTSSTKRFQKQTPEVHSKANVFKSHNCPFRMVIRPSYFNQNLLWLPSEFVRTHLMKQPSSVILCVPGGSKIWTVALNYQQKARRVSFNTGWIEFLRDNNLKVWDVCVFMLIDEIRLLFEVVTEAANCTMSSDTDDEEDNEDNVTELDDADDDEEADDDSIEILDHFPSFTKGKEKFALPSQLHKRRRTTSSTKAESTMKHVGGCSKTQKFLKQRPEVSKRIHPVMASIGRHLAFQRATAFKPPHPHFAVSIKPSYIRGNYLWLPTLFVHGNLIKRPSDAILKVSDGARWPVCFHYNKARATLQGGFAKFVRGNNLKVGDACVFVLTNNIKFLFDVFIFRTT, from the exons ATGACTTCGTATCTTAGCCGGGAATTTGACCACCGGAAATTCGGTTCCCAGCCCACATTTCGTTCCACTACTCCCCACTTCTTGAGTATTATTCTAGATGACACTGCTAGAGACGTTAAACTG GGGATTCCGGAGGACTTTGTGTCTAAATATGGAAAAGATCTATCAAATTCAGTAACTTTTAGGCTTCCATGTGGTTCAGAATGGGAAGTAGGATTGACAAGGTACAATGGTGAGGTTTGGTTTGACAAGGGTTGGCCAGACTTCTCGAAGTTTTACTCTCTTGGCTACAACGACCTGCTGGTTTTCGGATATGAAGGGAAGTCTAGATTGCAGGTTTCCATATTTGATAAAAGCACAATTGAGATCGAGTATCCCGTTAAAGCGCCTAACATTGAAGAAAGTGATGAACATGATGATTCTTCTGTTGAAATCTTGGACGATTTTCCACTGTATCTAAGAAAAGCAGGAGAGACATCTCGACTACCAAGTCCTCTGCTTCGCATGAAAAACAGAACAGTTTCAAGTGGCACTGCAAAAATCAATCTCAGTTTTGAGAAGTCTATGAAAAAGAAACAGACACATGGGTCCAAATCAGGAAGAAAAA GGAAAGACCATTTCCCAGTGAAAAAAGAATGGGGAAGCACTTCTAGCACTAAGCGATTCCAAAAACAAACACCAGAGGTTCATTCAAAGGCTAATGTTTTCAAATCTCACAACTGCCCTTTCAGAATGGTCATCCGCCCCTCCTATTTCAATCAAAATCTTTTG TGGTTGCCTTCTGAGTTTGTCCGGACACATCTTATGAAGCAGCCAAGTAGTGTTATCCTTTGTGTTCCAGGTGGGAGTAAAATTTGGACGGTTGCACTGAATTATCAACAGAAAGCAAGAAGAGTCAGCTTCAACACTGGTTGGATTGAATTTCTGAGAGACAATAACTTGAAAGTTTGGGATGTTTGTGTGTTCATGTTGATTGATGAAATTAGACTTCTATTTGAAGTTGTCACAGAAGCTGCAAATTGCACCATGTCATCAG ACACTGATGATGAGGAGGATAATGAGGATAATGTGACTGAACTTGATGATGctgatgacgatgaagaagcaGATGATGATTCCATTGAAATATTGGACCATTTTCCATCATTCACAAAAGGAAAGGAGAAATTTGCATTACCATCTCAGCTTCATAAAAGAAGGAGAACAACTTCTAGTACTAAAGCAGAAAGCACCATGAAACATGTAGGCGGCTGCtccaaaactcaaaaattcctAAAGCAAAGGCCTGAGGTCTCCAAAAGGATTCATCCAGTTATGGCAAGTATCGGAAGACATTTAGCTTTTCAGAGAGCTACTGCTTTCAAACCTCCTCACCCTCACTTCGCAGTTTCAATAAAACCCTCATATATCCGTGGAAACTATCTG TGGCTGCCAACTTTGTTTGTTCATGGAAATCTTATTAAGCGGCCTAGTGATGCCATCCTTAAGGTTTCAGATGGAGCAAGATGGCCTGTTTGCTTTCATTACAACAAAGCAAgagccacactgcaaggtggtTTCGCTAAATTTGTGCGAGGCAACAATTTGAAAGTCGGTGATGCTTGTGTGTTTGTATTGACCAACAACATCAAATTCTTATTTGATGTTTTCATTTTCCGCACCACATAG